The genome window TGCTCTTCAACAACCAGGTATATCTCCTCATCCTCCGTAATGTACGATCCCGCCACGGTGTTGAACTGTTTATTCAGCGGAGACAGAAGAGAACCCGATATAAAACCCAGGGCAAAATCTTCCCGGTTCCTGGTATCCAGCAGAACAGCATCTTCTTTTTGAGTAACATTTTGCAGCTCTTTTAGAGTGAGTCTCTTAGGCTGAGGTAATCCACCGGTGACAGCTGGTCCTAATTTGTTATCACGTTTCATACGTGCAAAGTAGAGCGGTGGCTCCGGCTGACCCTCAAGAATAAATTTTACAAAACTTTCTTCTGAAGATGCAGATTTCAGGGAGTTGTTGTATCGGAGCTCATAGCCAACTGTTGACTCCGGAATTGCTCCCAGCGCTTTTCCGCATGCACTGCCCGCACCATGCCCCGGCCAAACTTGCATATATTCCGGAACAGATTTAAACTCTTCAACTGATTTAAAAAGTGTACGTGCTGAGGGTTCCATCACATCTTTCTGTCCGGCAGCTGATTCAAGAAGATCCGGCCGGCCCACATCGCCAACAAATACAAAGTCGCCGGTAGCAATTCCCATTGGCTCGTCAGCAGCAGCTCCATCCGTTATATAATAACTCATATGTTCGGGAGTATGGCCGGGTGTATGCCACGCTTTAAAGGTGATATTTCCAATTTTAAATGTGTCACCATCATTAAGCAGCTCGTAGTCGTATTTACTGTTTATGAGCCATTCATACTTCCAGTCCTTATCTCCTTCATCCGATGCATAAACTTTTACACCTCTTTCGGCAAACTCACGCAAACCAGAAATATAATCGGCGTGAATGTGTGTATCTGCTGCAGCAACAATTGATAGATTTTCATCTGCGGCTGCATCGATATATTGATCAATATCTCTCATGGGATCTATAATTAAAGCCGTGCCATTGGCCTGACAACCTATTAAATATGAATATTGTGCCAGTTTATTGTCAAAGAATTGCTTGAAATACATAGTGGTTTCTCCTTTCTATATTAATTTTTTGAATCTCATTAATGTGGCAGTTTATGCCGAACCGCTCCGTACAGCCAGGTTCCAAATATGGCCGTAATTATGGGTATTATCATGATTGTTAAGCCCGTGCCTAACAGTGCGAATATCGGCCCGGGGCATGCTCCCAACAACGCCCATCCAAGGCCAAACATGGCTCCCCCTATAATATATCTCTTCCATTGGGATCTGTCTTTTGGCGGAATTGAAATTGGGTTCCCTTCAATATCGGGAATATTTAATCTTTTTATGATCTGGATTGAGATAATCCCCACAATAATGGCAGATCCAATTATTCCGAACATGTGAAAATCCTGAAAACGGAACATCTCCTGAATTCTAAACCAGGATACTACTTCCGATTTTACGAGAATAAAACCGAAGTACATACCACCTAACAGATATCGCAGATTTCTAAACATTGTATGATACCTCTATGAAATAATGAACGGTAAAATAAAGTGAGTCATAATCAACCCGCCTGCAAAGAATGAGATTGTTGCAATCACACTTGCTATCTGGAGATCAGAAATTCCGGTGATAGCATGACCTGACGTACATCCACCACCATAGCGTGTACCAAAGCCTACCAGGAACCCACCGAGTGCTAATACCATAATACCTTCAAATGTGCCAAGATTGGCCCAGCTAAAGAGGTCGGCCGGCACTAAGCCTTCAAAAGAAGTTACACCCAGAGCTTGCAAATCAGCTACTGTTTGCGAGGAAATAGCAACCGGATCGGGATTTGCCCAGACATATCCTGCTAAAAATCCACCCAGGATAATTCCAATCAGAAATATCAAATTCCAGGTACCCTCCTTTTTCCAATCGTAATGAAAGAAATCAACATCACCCGGGAAACAAGCCGCACAAACGTGCCGGAAATTTGAGGAGAGTCCAAACTTCTTGCCACCCATAATCAAAAGCCCCGGCACCGTGAGCCCAATCAACGGACCGGCTATGTACCACGGCCACGGTTCAGTTAGAAAATCCATGTTTATTCAGTTTTGGTTGAAATTATTTCAACCAAAGATAAGAGAATTGTATATACTTGTCAATACAAGTATATCATATTTCTTCTATTACTCTTATTCACTTCTAAAAAAGAAGAAAGCCACCTTTTTACTCAAATTCGCAGATATACTGATCTCAACAGTTCTTATTTATACTACATGTTAATACAAGTATTGATGTTTAACTAATATTTGATTACGTTGAGAAAAAGAGAAGTAGTTTATGATGCTAAAAAAAGGAATTCCGCGACACTCACAAATATCTCAGTGGCTTCGAAGTCAAATTGAGAAGGGTGTTTACGAAACTGATGAAAAACTTCCATCGGAAAATGAACTGGCAAAGAAGTTTGATGTCAGCCGCGTAACAATCCGCAGGGCTCTTCAATCACTGGAGAGTGATTCAATAATTTATCGCTGCCAGGGACTTGGCTCTTTTGTAAGCGATGAACGTGCAACTCATGACCTGGTAAAACTTACCGACTTTAATGAAGATATGGCCAAAGCCGGCCTGGAACCGTCATCTGTTGTACAAATGTTTAAAACTGTAGATACACCTGATTGGCTGCCGCCACTTTTACATATAGATGAAGGAAGCAAAGTGCTGCAGATAGATCGGTTGCGGCTTGGAGACGGAGAACCAATCGCTTTTGACAGCACCTGGCTGCCCATATTATATGGACAACTGCTGAATGAGTCTGATCTTACAGATTCCACAATTTACAGGTTACTGGAGGAGAATTACGATATCCCGGTTATTCGCGGGTGCTACAAACTTTCTGCCGAAGTTGCCAGTCAGCATTTGGCAACAGTTCTAAAAGTAGATGAACATTCTCCGCTTTTTGTTATTGACCGCCTCTCTTACACAATTGGC of Balneolaceae bacterium contains these proteins:
- a CDS encoding MBL fold metallo-hydrolase, yielding MYFKQFFDNKLAQYSYLIGCQANGTALIIDPMRDIDQYIDAAADENLSIVAAADTHIHADYISGLREFAERGVKVYASDEGDKDWKYEWLINSKYDYELLNDGDTFKIGNITFKAWHTPGHTPEHMSYYITDGAAADEPMGIATGDFVFVGDVGRPDLLESAAGQKDVMEPSARTLFKSVEEFKSVPEYMQVWPGHGAGSACGKALGAIPESTVGYELRYNNSLKSASSEESFVKFILEGQPEPPLYFARMKRDNKLGPAVTGGLPQPKRLTLKELQNVTQKEDAVLLDTRNREDFALGFISGSLLSPLNKQFNTVAGSYITEDEEIYLVVEEHLVTEAVRDLYRIGYDKIEGFVTPKDLVMYSEQGVGKLEKVDVRTFDGLDTAETNSLILDVRKASEYQEGHIDGAMNIAHTRLLTKLNEIPKGKKIYVHCQVGGRSAVAAALLQREGHDVVLIDDKFENYRKPQTA
- a CDS encoding DUF6691 family protein encodes the protein MFRNLRYLLGGMYFGFILVKSEVVSWFRIQEMFRFQDFHMFGIIGSAIIVGIISIQIIKRLNIPDIEGNPISIPPKDRSQWKRYIIGGAMFGLGWALLGACPGPIFALLGTGLTIMIIPIITAIFGTWLYGAVRHKLPH
- a CDS encoding YeeE/YedE thiosulfate transporter family protein → MDFLTEPWPWYIAGPLIGLTVPGLLIMGGKKFGLSSNFRHVCAACFPGDVDFFHYDWKKEGTWNLIFLIGIILGGFLAGYVWANPDPVAISSQTVADLQALGVTSFEGLVPADLFSWANLGTFEGIMVLALGGFLVGFGTRYGGGCTSGHAITGISDLQIASVIATISFFAGGLIMTHFILPFIIS
- a CDS encoding GntR family transcriptional regulator; this translates as MMLKKGIPRHSQISQWLRSQIEKGVYETDEKLPSENELAKKFDVSRVTIRRALQSLESDSIIYRCQGLGSFVSDERATHDLVKLTDFNEDMAKAGLEPSSVVQMFKTVDTPDWLPPLLHIDEGSKVLQIDRLRLGDGEPIAFDSTWLPILYGQLLNESDLTDSTIYRLLEENYDIPVIRGCYKLSAEVASQHLATVLKVDEHSPLFVIDRLSYTIGDKPLYYQKRYYRNDKVVYEMTLERTPGEESVGMPLKEFVPVFNSDNK